One Hemibagrus wyckioides isolate EC202008001 linkage group LG09, SWU_Hwy_1.0, whole genome shotgun sequence DNA segment encodes these proteins:
- the LOC131359902 gene encoding uncharacterized protein LOC131359902: MLRIIIVFQSIYWIQGVAGTNDVSQPSIISVKTGLSATINCSHTKGFTYYLMYWFRQYHGESMELIVLTNAFGSPDYGNFNQSKFSANKTVPERGSFTVNDVDYKDSAVYFCAVREHSVITTGQSCSGICSVTQNPPDLIKNHDGFAEIKCAHTKESYNGILWYKHSQDSGFTLMGYLNVLSIKLEAEFETKVVLSGDGTNNGSMTINSLSVSDSAVYYCAAYHTVL; encoded by the exons ATGCTCAGGATTATAATAGTGTTTCAGTCGATCTACTGGATTCAAG GAGTTGCAGGGACGAATGATGTTTCTCAGCCCAGCATAATCTCAGTTAAAACGGGCCTATCAGCCACAATAAACTGCTCACACACCAAGGGTTTCACTTATTATCTGATGTACTGGTTCCGCCAGTATCATGGAGAGAGTATGGAGCTCATAGTGCTCACTAATGCCTTTGGCAGCCCAGACTATGGAAATTTTAACCAGAGTAAATTTTCAGCTAATAAAACAGTTCCTGAGAGAGGATCTTTCACAGTGAACGATGTGGATTATAAAGACAGCGCTGTGTATTTCTGTGCCGTGAGAGAACACAGTGTTATAACCACAGGGcagagct GTTCTGGTATTTGTTCTGTCACCCAGAATCCTCCTGATCTCATAAAAAATCATGATGGGTTTGCTGAGATTAAATGCGCACACACTAAAGAGAGCTATAATGGCATACTGTGGTACAAACACAGCCAGGACTCAGGATTCACACTCATGGGATACCTTAATGTATTATCTATAAAGCTAGAGGCAGAATTTGAAACAAAGGTCGTGTTGAGTGGTGATGGGACAAACAACGGTTCTATGACCATAAACAGTCTTTCAGTGAGCGACagtgctgtgtattactgtgcagCTTATCACACAGTGCTGTAG